The following proteins come from a genomic window of Labeo rohita strain BAU-BD-2019 chromosome 25, IGBB_LRoh.1.0, whole genome shotgun sequence:
- the scamp2 gene encoding secretory carrier-associated membrane protein 2 has protein sequence MSEFDSNPFVDPVDINPFQDPSVTQVTNSGIDQIESFSPFPDGNSVTGSTIPASSGPSQPAVLQPSVDPSPQATAAAAQANLLRQQEELERKAAELDRREQELQSRGVPTGKQNNWPPLPGFFPIKPCFYQDFSEEIPQEHQRLCKMIYYLWMWQCVTLFLNVLACLAEFTTKASAGVDFGLSILWFVLFAPCSFLCWFRPVYKAFRSDSSFNFFFFFFVFFAQIVVSVIQSVGIPNWGNSGWISAIAVIGTNKAVGVIMMVVAAFFTATAALSVVLLKMVHSHYRRTGASFQKAQQEFSQGVLTNRTFQTAAANAATTAAQSSMQRN, from the exons GATCCGTCTGTCACTCAGGTGACCAATTCTGGAATCGATCAAATTGAAAGTTTTAGTCCATTTCCTGATGGCAACTCGGTGACA GGAAGCACCATCCCAGCCTCCAGCGGCCCGTCTCAACCTGCTGTCCTGCAGCCGTCAGTGGATCCCAGTCCACAG GCCACGGCTGCAGCTGCGCAGGCTAATCTGCTCAGACAGCAGGAGGAGCTGGAGAGGAAAGCAGCCGAGCTGGATCGACGAGAACAAGAGCTGCAGAGCAGAGGAGTGCCCACAG GTAAACAGAACAACTGGCCTCCTCTTCCCGGATTCTTTCCCATCAAGCCTTGCTTCTACCAGGACTTCTCGGAGGAGATCCCGCAGGAGCATCAGAGACTCTGCAAAATGATCTATTACCTGTGGATGT ggcAGTGCGTGACGCTGTTTCTGAACGTTCTGGCCTGTCTAGCTGAGTTCACCACTAAAGCAAGTGCAGGCGTGGATTTCGGTCTCTCCATCCTCTGGTTCGTCCTGTTTGCTCCCTGCTCCTTCCTCTGCTGGTTCAGACCCGTCTATAAAGCCTTCAG gtcCGACAGCTCCTtcaacttcttcttcttcttcttcgttTTCTTCGCTCAGATCGTCGTGTCTGTGATTCAGAGCGTCGGTATTCCTAACTGGGGCAACAG CGGCTGGATTAGCGCCATAGCAGTGATCGGCACAAACAAAGCGGTGGGCGTCATCATGATGGTGGTGGCGGCCTTCTTCACGGCCACCGCCGCGCTGTCCGTCGTTTTACTGAAAATG GTTCATTCCCACTACCGTCGCACCGGCGCCAGTTTCCAGAAGGCGCAGCAGGAATTCTCCCAGGGCGTCCTCACGAACCGCACCTTCCAGACAGCAGCCGCCAACGCCGCCACCACGGCCGCCCAGAGCTCTATGCAGAGGAACTAG